The following is a genomic window from Streptomyces lincolnensis.
GCGGCGGTAGATGGTGGCCTTGCCGACTCCGGCGGTACGGGCGATGCGCTCGATGGACAGCTCCGCGAGCGGCACCCCCTCCTCCAGGAGCTTCACCACGCCTTCGACGACGGCGCGTTCCACCCCCTCGCTGCGGGGCCGGCCGCGGGCGGCGCCCTCCGGTTTGGGCGGACCGCCCGTCGCGGGCGGGTCGGCGAGGCTGCTCACGTCTGCTGCGTCCCTTCTGCGGCCCGGGGTTCCGTGGCCTCGGCCGATTGTCCCCCGGGCATGGTCATCACTCGGACGCGGCCGCCAACTCCGGCTCCTTCTCGCCCTCCTGAGGGGCCGGCGGCCTGCCCGGCAGATACCGGGCGACGACGATCGCGCCGAGCACGGCCACGCCCGCTCCCCACAGCGCGGTGATGTGCATCGCGTGCAGGAACGCGTCGTTGGCGGGACCGACCAGGTCCTGGCCGCGCGGGCCGAGCTTCGCCGCGACACCGAGGGTCGCCTCGATGGACTCGCCGGCGGTGTGGCGCAGGTCCGCCGGGACGAGGCCGAGCCTGTCGTCGATGCCGTTGCGGTAGGCCGTGGACAGGACCGAGCCGAGGATCGCGATCCCGAGGGCGCCGCCGACCTGCCGGAAGGTGTTGCTGAGCGCGGAGGCGGAACCGGCCTTCTCGCGGGGCAGGGCCTGCATGATGACGACGCTGGTCGGCGTCATGATGTGCGCCATACCGGTGCCCATGAGGAAGAACACCACCTCCAGGATCCAGATCGGGGTGTCCGCGTCCAGGGTGGCGAACGCGGCCAGCGTCGCGGCGATGATCACCATGCCGGCCGTGGTGGTGGCCTTGTTGCCGAACCGGTCGACGAGCAGCCGGGCCCGCGGCGCGAAGATCATCTGGGCGGCGGCAAGCGGCAGCATCAGCAGACCGGTCTGGAGCGGCGAGTAGCCGCGCACGCTCTGGGTGTAGAAGACCGAGAAGAAGGTCACGCCCATCAGCGCGAAGAAGACCAGCGCGATGGCGGCGATCGCGGCCGAGAAGACCTTGTTCTTGAAGTACGTCACATCGATGGACGGGTGGTCGCTGCGCGCCTCGAACACCACGAATCCGACGAGTACGGCGACACCGGCGCCGATGGTGGCGAGCACGGTGGCGTCGGTGAAGTCGGCGAGCTGGCCGCCCTTGATGATGCCGTAGACCAGCAGGACCAGGCCGACGACGGACAGCACGACGCCGACGGGGTCGAGGCGGCCGGGGCTGGGGTCGCGGGAGTCGGGCACCAGCCACAGCATCAGCGCGACCGCCAGGATCACGATCGGCACGTTGATGAGGAAGACCGAGCCCCACCAGAAGTGGTCGAGCAGGACGCCGCCGGTGATCGGCCCGATGGCGATGGCGAGACCCACCCCGCCCGCCCAGATGCCGATGGCCTTGGGCTGCTCCTCGCGCTCGAAGACGTTCATCAGGACGGCGAGGGTGGCCGGCATGACGAAGGCGGCGCCGAGGCCCATCACCGCGCGGAACGTGATGAGTTCACCGGGCGAGCCGGAGGAGGCGGCCAGTGCGGAGCCGATGCCGAACAGGACCAGGCCGCCCAGCAGGACCCGCTTGCGGCCCAGCCGGTCGCCGAGCAGGCCGGCCGTGAACAGCAGGCCCGCGAAGACCAGGGTGTAGGAGTTGATCGCCCACTCCAGCTCGCCCTGGGTGGCGCCCAGGCCCGTCGGGGCGGGGGTGGAGATCGTCTTGATGGCGACGTTCAGGATCGAGTTGTCGAGCACCACGATCAACAGGCTCAGCATCAGCACGCCGAGGATCGCCCAGCGGCGCCGGTGCACCGCCTCCGGTATCCGGGGCTCAGGGACTGCGGTAGTCATGCGGTCGAGGCTAGAACAATTTCGATACGGAACCGTCTCGTATCGTATTCTTTTACCGAGGTCTTACGTATGCGAGGGCTTACGCATACGGCTTACGCAGACGAGGGCCTACGGGTGCCCGGATCCTGGGTGCCTGAACGGTCACACCGACCTCCTCTGGCCCTCCCTGGCACGAAGTGCCACCATGGAGGAGATCCGGGGACGCCGTCAGGGCGCCTCGAGATGACTGAAGGAGCCGTTGCAATGACGCAGCTTTCGGCTGCCCGGACCGCGCAGACGGGGCCCTCCGACAGCGGCAAGACGCTGTACGGGGGCAAGGGCACACGCCGTATCACCGTGCGCGACATCGCCCTCGCCAAGGAGCGCGGCGAGAAGTGGCCCATGCTCACCGCCTACGACGCGATGACCGCGTCCGTCTTCGACGAGGCCGGGATCCCGGTCATGCTCGTCGGGGACTCGGCGGGCAACTGCCATCTCGGGTACGAGACCACCGTGCCCGTCACCCTCGACGAGATGACCATGCTCTCCGCCGCCGTCGTACGCGGCACCTCTCGCGCCCTCATCGTCGGCGACCTCCCCTTCGGGTCCTACCAGGAAGGTCCCGTCCAGGCGCTGCGGTCGGCGACCCGGCTGGTGAAGGAGGCCGGCGTCGGGGCCGTCAAGCTGGAGGG
Proteins encoded in this region:
- a CDS encoding MFS transporter, with protein sequence MTTAVPEPRIPEAVHRRRWAILGVLMLSLLIVVLDNSILNVAIKTISTPAPTGLGATQGELEWAINSYTLVFAGLLFTAGLLGDRLGRKRVLLGGLVLFGIGSALAASSGSPGELITFRAVMGLGAAFVMPATLAVLMNVFEREEQPKAIGIWAGGVGLAIAIGPITGGVLLDHFWWGSVFLINVPIVILAVALMLWLVPDSRDPSPGRLDPVGVVLSVVGLVLLVYGIIKGGQLADFTDATVLATIGAGVAVLVGFVVFEARSDHPSIDVTYFKNKVFSAAIAAIALVFFALMGVTFFSVFYTQSVRGYSPLQTGLLMLPLAAAQMIFAPRARLLVDRFGNKATTTAGMVIIAATLAAFATLDADTPIWILEVVFFLMGTGMAHIMTPTSVVIMQALPREKAGSASALSNTFRQVGGALGIAILGSVLSTAYRNGIDDRLGLVPADLRHTAGESIEATLGVAAKLGPRGQDLVGPANDAFLHAMHITALWGAGVAVLGAIVVARYLPGRPPAPQEGEKEPELAAASE